One genomic segment of Chitinophaga sancti includes these proteins:
- a CDS encoding radical SAM protein, with translation MLKQSPYILYSDGQGNIFEDTTMLTTGRSGWDAWPIELDEWIELPEGGSLYELPGRRGIGLNAETGEMQLCDKGWAVAAFIPPAHTGFYIAAYETLPDAPTLPLFCYTAVGWLDGKFYVPAVRIEDDIRQECGGFDEKKVKQGVKDLIQAYPHNRLVKHLADNCALTYHCPAARNYFMGRWECPIPSSPACNANCIGCISFQPEEETIVSTQDRLRFKPTAEEIVEFTVPHLETAPFPIVSFGQGCEGEPLLMWETIRESIIEMRKHTSKGSININTNGSKPDAVRELCKVGLNSIRVSLNSAQEKYYTPYYRPNNYQFEDIVESLKVVNEFNGWTSINYFVFPGMTDSEDEYEALRKLIRDTNLKMIQWRNFNIDPDWYLGRLGITDPGQCLGVKQLQDLIHEEFPHLKYGYFNPPMERITGDYTQDFAHF, from the coding sequence ATGTTAAAACAGTCGCCGTACATTTTATATTCCGACGGTCAGGGGAATATTTTCGAAGATACAACCATGCTTACCACCGGCCGTAGTGGCTGGGATGCATGGCCTATAGAACTGGACGAATGGATAGAACTGCCGGAAGGCGGGTCATTGTATGAATTGCCTGGTCGTCGTGGAATTGGATTGAATGCCGAAACCGGCGAGATGCAGTTGTGCGATAAAGGATGGGCGGTAGCTGCCTTTATTCCCCCTGCGCATACAGGATTTTATATAGCGGCATATGAGACCTTGCCGGATGCTCCTACGCTGCCATTGTTCTGCTATACAGCAGTAGGTTGGCTGGATGGAAAGTTTTATGTACCGGCAGTGAGAATTGAAGATGATATCAGACAGGAATGTGGTGGTTTTGATGAGAAGAAAGTAAAGCAGGGAGTAAAAGACCTGATCCAGGCATATCCGCACAACAGATTGGTAAAACACCTGGCTGATAATTGTGCGTTGACGTATCATTGTCCTGCGGCGCGTAATTATTTTATGGGTCGTTGGGAATGTCCGATTCCTTCATCACCGGCTTGTAATGCCAATTGTATTGGTTGTATTTCGTTCCAGCCGGAAGAGGAAACGATTGTTTCTACACAGGATCGTTTGCGGTTTAAGCCGACAGCGGAAGAGATTGTAGAATTCACCGTACCCCACCTGGAAACAGCGCCTTTCCCGATCGTGTCTTTCGGACAGGGTTGTGAAGGAGAGCCGTTGCTGATGTGGGAGACGATCCGTGAGTCGATCATTGAGATGAGGAAACATACTTCGAAAGGGAGTATCAATATCAATACGAATGGTAGTAAGCCGGATGCGGTGAGAGAATTGTGTAAGGTGGGGTTGAATAGTATTCGTGTGAGTTTGAATTCTGCGCAGGAGAAGTATTATACGCCTTATTACAGACCGAATAATTATCAGTTCGAAGATATCGTGGAGAGTTTGAAAGTGGTGAATGAGTTCAATGGATGGACTTCAATTAATTACTTCGTGTTTCCAGGAATGACGGATAGTGAGGATGAATATGAGGCGCTGCGCAAGCTGATCAGGGATACGAATCTGAAGATGATACAGTGGAGGAATTTCAATATTGATCCGGATTGGTATCTCGGAAGATTAGGAATTACAGATCCAGGTCAGTGTTTGGGTGTGAAGCAATTGCAGGATTTGATACATGAAGAGTTCCCGCATTTGAAGTATGGGTATTTTAACCCGCCGATGGAGAGGATAACGGGAGATTACACGCAGGATTTTGCTCATTTTTAG
- a CDS encoding agmatinase family protein, with translation MADLSNFDPNSVSLVSNNIFGLPTTEEDASLVLLPIPWEVTVSYCHGTARGPEQICKASLQVDLLDPDVKEGWRKGFYMRDPDKHMLLRSDYLRKEAELYLKFLIEGGDISENEFLKKTLVDVNKGTALMNEWVYSQTKSLLEQDKLVGLVGGDHSTPLGYIKALAEEKGEFGILQIDAHCDLRNGYEGFQYSHASIMYNVLNEVPAVTKLVQLGIRDYCEEELQYIEDNKERVHTFFDRDIKHRQYEGVNWATIANEVIDCLPQQVYISFDIDGLDPKLCPHTGTPVPGGFECEQIYYLFAKILASGRKLIGFDLSEVSSAHEEWDANVGARVLFKLCNLMVHPDNK, from the coding sequence ATGGCGGATTTATCCAACTTTGATCCTAATTCTGTCAGCCTGGTATCCAATAATATCTTTGGTTTACCAACCACTGAAGAGGATGCATCACTCGTTTTACTCCCCATTCCATGGGAGGTGACGGTTTCCTACTGTCACGGTACGGCAAGAGGACCTGAACAAATCTGTAAAGCGTCGTTACAGGTCGACCTCCTGGATCCTGATGTAAAAGAAGGGTGGAGAAAAGGCTTTTACATGCGTGACCCGGACAAGCACATGTTGCTCCGTAGCGATTACCTCCGCAAAGAAGCTGAGCTCTACCTCAAATTCCTCATAGAAGGTGGCGATATTTCCGAAAATGAATTTCTGAAAAAGACGCTCGTAGACGTGAATAAAGGTACGGCACTCATGAACGAGTGGGTATATAGTCAAACGAAATCCTTACTGGAACAGGACAAGCTCGTAGGCCTGGTAGGTGGAGATCACTCAACCCCGCTTGGTTATATTAAAGCGCTGGCGGAAGAGAAAGGTGAATTCGGCATCCTGCAGATCGATGCACATTGCGATTTGCGCAATGGGTACGAAGGTTTCCAGTACTCCCATGCATCTATTATGTACAATGTACTGAACGAAGTGCCAGCCGTGACGAAGCTCGTTCAACTAGGTATACGTGATTACTGCGAAGAAGAACTGCAATACATAGAAGATAATAAGGAAAGGGTCCATACTTTTTTTGACAGGGATATCAAACACCGTCAGTACGAAGGGGTGAACTGGGCGACGATTGCGAATGAGGTGATAGACTGTTTGCCACAACAGGTGTATATCAGTTTTGATATAGATGGTCTGGATCCGAAATTGTGTCCGCATACGGGTACGCCGGTGCCGGGTGGGTTTGAGTGTGAGCAGATTTATTATCTATTTGCAAAGATCCTGGCGAGTGGTCGTAAGCTGATTGGGTTTGATCTGAGTGAGGTAAGCAGTGCACATGAAGAGTGGGATGCGAATGTGGGTGCGAGAGTGCTTTTCAAGTTATGTAATTTGATGGTGCATCCGGATAATAAGTAA
- a CDS encoding cytochrome c maturation protein CcmE, which yields MKKSNIVLLVLIAVAIGVIVTVAGDFSTYETFATARQKEGKEFQVIGKLDTTKTMLYDPAKDANLFTFYVQDKSGEVCKVIYFGTKPTDFEKAESVVLTGKMIKDGEFHCGKILMKCPSKYKNDQVAVGNKV from the coding sequence ATGAAGAAGTCTAATATTGTTTTATTGGTGTTGATTGCTGTAGCAATAGGGGTGATTGTAACAGTGGCCGGTGATTTCAGCACCTATGAAACATTCGCCACAGCTCGTCAGAAAGAAGGAAAAGAATTCCAGGTGATCGGAAAACTGGATACCACCAAAACTATGCTGTATGATCCTGCAAAGGATGCTAACCTGTTTACCTTTTATGTGCAGGACAAATCCGGTGAAGTCTGCAAAGTAATTTATTTCGGTACTAAACCCACCGACTTCGAAAAAGCAGAAAGCGTTGTGCTGACTGGCAAAATGATCAAAGATGGTGAATTTCACTGTGGCAAGATCCTCATGAAGTGCCCGTCTAAATATAAAAACGACCAGGTAGCGGTTGGCAACAAAGTATAA
- the ccsA gene encoding cytochrome c biogenesis protein CcsA, with the protein MKTTYIGEHLLPGQFGHFFAVLAFVASIVATASYWVSVRTDDEVKKRSWKLQGRWAFIIQAASVFAVFACLYYALYNHFFEYKYVWRNSSRDLPVSLLLSSFWSDQEGSFMLWSIWQSILGLVLIRTTKKWEAPVMTMLSFAQVCLGSMLIGIFILDYKVGSNPFLLLRHAAENQGLPWVNSPNYLNFIKDGNGLNLSLQNYWMVIHPPILFLGFASTVVPFAFAFAGLWTREYKEWIKPALPWALFSAAALGLGIMMGAAWAYESLTFGGYWAWDPVENASLVPWLTLVAGIHTLLAFKSSGHALKATFFFFFITFILILYSTFLTRSGVLGDTSVHSFTDLGMSGQLAFFLFAFIPAFAMLIARRKEIPAIHKEESTYSREFWLFIGSLILMIAAIQITFTTSIPVWNKLINNLGIKKLLNLTNDIAPPADGVFHYNKIQIWVAIVIGILTAVVQFLKYKDTPRGEFTRKLMIPTALALVATVLSGWLGKVNYDAYGAGFLMAIYLMMFASYYAIIANIAYIWIGQKGKLKAAGASVAHIGFGMVLLGIVITSSKKETISIDRMKMLDGGFFGANSKENPRENLMLPRNFPVQMGDYHVTYAGDSLPAGESKTFYLVRYDRKDPATGKTLEAFTLHPDAFLSNKGEATLTPNPDSKHYWNKDIFTYITAVPLKEDDSDTATYQPHVVAQGDSIFFSNGYMVMEGLDPQPTSRNYAAEPNDLAVGATLKVYTKNNDQYNLKPIYLIRDSSYEYNIPDTVAPLSLYVRFSKILPKDKKVELEVKESTVFRDYIVMKAFIFPFINVLWIGVIVTVIGFIMSMFQRLRQNKEKPAVKKPLTKEKVV; encoded by the coding sequence TTGAAGACGACATATATAGGAGAGCATTTATTGCCAGGGCAGTTTGGACATTTTTTTGCAGTTCTGGCGTTCGTAGCCTCGATAGTGGCCACTGCCAGCTATTGGGTGAGCGTACGTACCGACGATGAGGTAAAGAAGCGTTCATGGAAGCTGCAGGGCCGTTGGGCATTTATCATTCAGGCGGCATCCGTATTCGCCGTATTTGCTTGCCTGTATTATGCATTGTACAATCACTTTTTTGAATATAAATATGTCTGGCGCAACTCAAGCCGTGATCTTCCGGTTAGTTTGCTGTTGTCCAGTTTCTGGTCTGACCAGGAAGGTAGTTTTATGCTCTGGTCTATCTGGCAGAGCATACTGGGTCTCGTACTGATCCGTACCACTAAAAAGTGGGAAGCACCTGTGATGACCATGCTCTCATTTGCACAGGTGTGCCTGGGCAGTATGCTGATCGGTATCTTCATTTTAGATTACAAAGTGGGTAGCAACCCGTTCCTGTTGTTGCGCCATGCAGCGGAAAACCAGGGGCTGCCATGGGTAAATAGTCCGAACTACCTCAACTTTATCAAAGATGGTAATGGTCTGAACCTGTCCCTGCAGAACTATTGGATGGTGATTCACCCGCCGATATTGTTCCTAGGTTTTGCTTCTACAGTTGTACCTTTTGCTTTTGCCTTTGCAGGTCTGTGGACCCGGGAATATAAAGAATGGATCAAACCAGCCCTGCCATGGGCCCTGTTCAGCGCTGCTGCATTGGGTCTTGGTATTATGATGGGTGCTGCATGGGCGTATGAGTCGCTGACATTTGGTGGTTACTGGGCATGGGATCCGGTAGAAAATGCCTCCCTCGTGCCATGGCTCACGCTGGTAGCGGGTATTCACACTTTACTGGCCTTTAAGTCGTCCGGCCATGCGCTGAAAGCGACCTTCTTCTTCTTCTTCATTACCTTTATTTTAATACTGTACTCTACCTTCCTGACCCGTAGTGGCGTATTGGGTGACACTTCTGTACACTCCTTTACGGATCTGGGTATGAGCGGACAACTGGCCTTCTTCCTCTTTGCGTTCATTCCGGCTTTTGCCATGCTGATCGCGCGCAGGAAAGAGATCCCGGCCATTCACAAAGAAGAAAGTACTTATTCCCGCGAGTTCTGGCTCTTCATCGGTTCCCTGATCCTGATGATTGCCGCTATCCAGATCACTTTTACCACTTCCATCCCGGTGTGGAACAAGCTGATTAACAACCTGGGTATCAAGAAATTGCTGAACCTGACAAATGATATAGCACCTCCTGCGGATGGTGTATTCCATTATAATAAGATCCAGATCTGGGTCGCAATCGTGATCGGTATACTCACCGCTGTCGTGCAGTTCCTGAAATACAAGGATACGCCGAGAGGGGAGTTTACCCGTAAACTGATGATCCCGACAGCATTGGCACTGGTAGCGACCGTGCTCTCCGGCTGGCTGGGCAAAGTAAACTATGATGCTTACGGCGCGGGTTTCCTGATGGCGATCTACCTGATGATGTTTGCGAGCTACTATGCGATCATTGCGAACATTGCTTACATCTGGATCGGTCAGAAAGGTAAGCTAAAGGCGGCAGGTGCTTCTGTGGCACATATCGGTTTTGGTATGGTGCTGCTGGGTATCGTGATCACTTCGTCCAAGAAAGAAACCATCTCAATCGACAGGATGAAAATGCTGGATGGCGGTTTCTTTGGAGCGAACAGTAAGGAGAATCCACGTGAGAACCTGATGCTGCCACGTAATTTCCCTGTACAGATGGGGGATTACCACGTCACCTACGCAGGTGACTCCCTGCCGGCGGGCGAATCGAAGACATTCTACCTGGTAAGGTACGATCGTAAAGATCCAGCTACCGGTAAAACACTGGAAGCGTTTACCTTACATCCGGATGCGTTCCTGAGCAACAAGGGAGAAGCGACGCTGACACCCAACCCGGATTCAAAACATTATTGGAACAAGGATATCTTTACTTATATTACAGCTGTTCCTTTGAAAGAAGATGACAGCGATACGGCTACTTATCAGCCGCATGTGGTAGCACAGGGTGATTCTATCTTCTTCTCCAACGGGTACATGGTGATGGAAGGCCTTGACCCTCAGCCAACCAGCCGTAACTATGCTGCTGAGCCCAATGACCTGGCTGTGGGTGCAACCCTGAAAGTATATACCAAGAACAATGACCAGTATAACCTGAAGCCGATTTACCTGATCCGCGACAGTAGTTACGAATATAATATCCCGGATACCGTGGCACCACTGTCACTCTATGTTCGCTTTAGTAAAATCCTGCCAAAGGATAAAAAGGTTGAACTTGAAGTAAAAGAATCCACCGTTTTCAGGGATTACATAGTGATGAAAGCCTTCATCTTCCCATTCATCAATGTATTGTGGATAGGGGTGATCGTAACGGTGATCGGATTCATTATGAGTATGTTCCAGCGTCTGCGTCAAAACAAAGAAAAGCCAGCTGTAAAGAAACCTTTGACAAAGGAAAAGGTGGTTTAA
- a CDS encoding alpha/beta hydrolase: MNSRWLRVSLMILTSLVLVYYLGPRPAVPVYDPKFPQVPDNVTELDKYVRQKEAQHKLKPDNEARIVWRDSLHAKTEYALVYLHGFSASQGEGNPVHLNFAKRYGCNLYLSRLDAHGLDTTEPLLTMTATGLWKDAKEALAIGKGLGEKVILMGTSTGGTLALELAATYPNDVYAVINLSPNIEINNDMAFLTNNPWGLQLSRIVMHGNYSESKDKDPLRAQYWYTRYRLEAVGELQGLLETTMVPATFRKIKQPVLNLYYYKDPLHQDPTVKVSAILKMENWLGTADSLKEAVAIPEAGSHVIGCYMTSHDVKGVEKAINEFAQRKLKMDTVMQKADN, translated from the coding sequence ATGAATAGCAGATGGCTGCGCGTTTCTCTTATGATCCTTACGTCTTTGGTGCTGGTATATTACCTGGGGCCAAGGCCAGCTGTGCCGGTGTATGATCCAAAGTTTCCGCAGGTACCGGACAATGTTACGGAGCTGGACAAATACGTTCGTCAGAAAGAGGCACAGCATAAACTGAAGCCGGATAATGAGGCGAGGATCGTGTGGCGTGATTCCCTGCATGCGAAAACGGAATATGCGTTGGTGTATCTGCATGGTTTTTCTGCCAGTCAGGGAGAGGGGAACCCGGTGCACCTGAATTTTGCAAAGCGATATGGGTGTAACCTGTACCTGTCCAGGCTGGATGCGCATGGACTGGATACGACTGAGCCATTGCTGACAATGACGGCGACAGGGTTATGGAAGGATGCCAAAGAAGCGCTGGCGATTGGCAAGGGATTGGGGGAGAAAGTGATTTTGATGGGTACATCTACAGGTGGTACGCTGGCATTGGAACTGGCGGCGACGTATCCGAATGATGTGTATGCGGTGATTAATTTGTCGCCAAATATTGAGATTAATAATGACATGGCTTTTTTGACAAATAATCCCTGGGGGTTGCAGTTGTCGAGGATTGTGATGCATGGGAATTATAGTGAGTCGAAGGATAAGGATCCGTTGCGGGCGCAGTATTGGTACACGCGGTACAGGCTGGAAGCGGTAGGGGAGTTGCAGGGATTGTTGGAAACGACGATGGTGCCGGCTACATTCAGGAAGATAAAGCAGCCGGTACTGAATTTATATTATTATAAGGATCCTTTACACCAGGATCCGACAGTGAAGGTGAGTGCGATATTGAAAATGGAGAATTGGCTGGGTACGGCGGATAGTTTGAAGGAGGCGGTGGCAATACCGGAGGCGGGGAGTCATGTGATTGGGTGTTATATGACATCGCATGATGTGAAGGGTGTGGAGAAGGCGATTAATGAGTTTGCGCAGCGGAAGTTGAAGATGGATACGGTGATGCAGAAGGCGGATAATTGA
- a CDS encoding DUF4294 domain-containing protein — MGRSISAFFIFIMLCLFSSVGVFAQTKHGLDSIPLSAVIVNGDTIPSITLRIVEVIDKLPKKFRKQREAWTRLRNAVYVTYPYAVQASRILKDVNSRLATLHDKKDRKAYLASVEKQMKAQFGDKLENLSIYQGRILMKLINRQTGQNCYEIIKELKGGFSARMWQTVAFFFGGNLKSEYDLNEDKDIEAIVQEIEIYRGSRASN; from the coding sequence ATGGGTCGTTCAATATCCGCATTTTTCATTTTTATCATGCTTTGCCTCTTTAGTAGTGTAGGGGTCTTTGCCCAGACCAAACACGGTCTGGATAGTATTCCTCTCAGTGCTGTTATAGTCAATGGCGACACCATTCCAAGCATTACTCTCCGCATAGTAGAAGTTATCGATAAATTGCCAAAGAAGTTCCGTAAACAGCGTGAAGCATGGACTCGTCTGCGCAACGCGGTGTATGTAACTTATCCTTATGCAGTACAGGCTTCCAGGATTCTGAAAGATGTGAATAGCAGACTGGCTACTTTACATGACAAAAAGGATCGGAAGGCTTACCTGGCAAGTGTAGAGAAACAGATGAAGGCGCAGTTCGGCGATAAGCTGGAGAATTTGTCAATTTATCAGGGGCGTATATTAATGAAGTTGATAAACAGGCAGACTGGTCAGAACTGTTATGAGATCATTAAGGAATTGAAGGGAGGGTTTTCTGCACGGATGTGGCAAACGGTGGCTTTCTTTTTCGGGGGGAATTTGAAGAGTGAGTATGATTTGAATGAGGATAAGGATATAGAGGCGATTGTGCAGGAGATAGAGATATATCGGGGATCGAGGGCATCCAATTAA
- the bshB1 gene encoding bacillithiol biosynthesis deacetylase BshB1 — protein MKLDILAIVAHPDDVELACAGALMVHAAQGMKIGVLDLTKGELGTRGTPETRAAEAADSARIMGLDVRENLGLPDGFFRNDTAEQLQVIAMIRKYRPEIVLTNAREDRHPDHGRAAVLVADSCFLSGLRKITTTLEGQEQEAWRPKQVFHMLQNKIENPDFVVDISGVIERKKEAIRSFKTQFLAPAADNEPATYISSPAFFENIISRDRSFGQLVGVAYAEGFTTAKMLGIRSFNDLIGNVT, from the coding sequence ATGAAATTAGACATATTAGCAATAGTCGCGCATCCCGATGATGTGGAGCTGGCTTGTGCAGGTGCCCTTATGGTACATGCGGCCCAGGGAATGAAAATAGGCGTACTGGACCTGACAAAAGGAGAATTGGGTACGCGGGGCACCCCCGAAACCCGTGCAGCAGAGGCGGCAGATTCTGCCAGGATTATGGGACTGGATGTAAGAGAAAACCTGGGATTGCCGGATGGCTTTTTCAGAAATGATACAGCAGAGCAATTGCAGGTGATAGCGATGATCAGGAAATATCGCCCTGAAATAGTGCTGACGAATGCCCGTGAGGACCGTCATCCGGATCATGGACGTGCGGCGGTGCTGGTGGCGGATAGTTGTTTTTTATCTGGTTTGAGGAAGATAACAACAACATTAGAAGGACAAGAGCAGGAAGCCTGGCGCCCGAAACAGGTATTCCATATGCTGCAGAATAAAATAGAAAACCCTGATTTTGTGGTAGATATCTCTGGGGTAATAGAGCGGAAGAAGGAAGCGATCAGGAGTTTTAAAACACAGTTTTTAGCCCCGGCGGCAGACAATGAGCCTGCTACTTATATTTCTTCACCTGCGTTTTTTGAGAATATTATCAGCCGTGACAGATCATTTGGCCAGCTGGTGGGGGTAGCATATGCAGAAGGATTTACGACAGCTAAAATGCTGGGAATCAGGAGTTTTAATGATCTTATTGGAAATGTTACCTGA
- a CDS encoding peroxiredoxin produces MKNATLSLGAQFPEFKKTAVVSIEKGKEFYELTSEELKASGKWLVMFWWPKDFTFVCPTEIAEFNKAYQDFVDRDAILIGASTDSEFVHAAWRRDHEDLRGLQFPMLADTSKSLATELGILEENEKVAYRATFIVDPQGIVRWVSLYDLNVGRNVKEVLRVLDALQTDELCPCNWEKGQATLNA; encoded by the coding sequence ATGAAGAATGCAACTTTATCTCTGGGTGCACAGTTCCCCGAGTTTAAGAAAACGGCAGTAGTATCTATCGAGAAAGGAAAAGAGTTTTACGAACTGACTTCAGAGGAGCTGAAAGCTTCCGGCAAATGGTTAGTGATGTTCTGGTGGCCTAAAGATTTCACTTTCGTATGTCCTACAGAAATCGCTGAGTTCAACAAAGCTTACCAGGATTTCGTAGACCGTGATGCGATCCTGATCGGTGCTTCTACCGACAGTGAGTTCGTACACGCAGCATGGAGAAGAGATCACGAAGATCTGCGTGGTCTGCAGTTCCCAATGCTTGCTGACACCAGCAAATCTCTGGCTACAGAATTAGGTATTTTGGAAGAAAATGAAAAAGTTGCTTACCGTGCTACTTTCATCGTTGATCCTCAAGGTATTGTACGTTGGGTATCCCTGTATGACCTGAACGTAGGTCGTAATGTGAAGGAAGTACTGCGCGTACTGGATGCATTGCAGACAGACGAGCTGTGCCCTTGTAACTGGGAAAAAGGTCAGGCTACCCTGAACGCGTAA
- a CDS encoding carboxymuconolactone decarboxylase family protein — protein MFATSNQDTAVQLLQAVGLTESALSTRLHALANADARYLKDLKINVTNGLNSSNLTKKEAYLIGLSVAVNEKNAELQAAFEKLAIAEGANDKEVAEVISCTSLLVANNVYYRFRHFVKKEFYTTQPAGIRMSIMANPILGKEFFELISLVVSALNGCEMCVSSHEEALIKHGTTQNRILDAVRLGAVLRSLIVLL, from the coding sequence ATGTTCGCAACATCCAACCAGGATACAGCTGTGCAGTTGCTGCAGGCAGTGGGATTGACAGAGAGTGCATTATCTACACGTTTACATGCATTGGCTAATGCAGACGCAAGATATCTGAAAGATTTGAAGATAAATGTGACGAATGGTCTGAATTCCAGCAACTTAACCAAGAAGGAAGCTTACCTGATCGGTTTGTCAGTAGCGGTAAATGAGAAGAACGCTGAGTTGCAGGCAGCATTTGAAAAGCTGGCAATAGCAGAGGGTGCGAATGATAAAGAGGTGGCAGAAGTGATCAGCTGTACCAGTCTGCTGGTAGCTAATAATGTATATTACCGTTTCCGTCACTTTGTGAAGAAAGAGTTCTATACTACCCAGCCAGCAGGTATCCGTATGAGTATCATGGCGAACCCGATTTTAGGGAAAGAATTCTTCGAATTGATAAGTTTAGTAGTTTCTGCTTTGAACGGATGTGAAATGTGTGTATCTTCGCACGAAGAAGCACTGATAAAACACGGCACCACCCAGAACCGTATCTTAGATGCAGTTAGGCTGGGCGCGGTTTTGAGAAGTTTAATCGTGTTACTGTAA
- the rpmB gene encoding 50S ribosomal protein L28 translates to MARVCQVTGKKPITGHHVSFSNIKTKRRFLPNLQKKRFFLAEEDRWISLKVSADALRTINKNGLYAVVKELRAAGQTI, encoded by the coding sequence ATGGCAAGAGTATGTCAGGTGACAGGAAAGAAGCCTATTACGGGTCACCATGTTTCCTTCTCTAACATTAAGACTAAGAGAAGATTTCTGCCTAACCTGCAGAAAAAACGTTTTTTCCTGGCGGAAGAGGATCGCTGGATATCTTTGAAAGTTTCTGCTGATGCGTTAAGAACCATCAACAAAAACGGTTTGTATGCAGTAGTTAAAGAATTGCGTGCAGCTGGACAAACAATCTAA
- the rpmG gene encoding 50S ribosomal protein L33, with the protein MAKKGNRVQVILECTEHKTSGQPGTSRYISTKNKKNTPERLELKKYNPILRKVTVHKEIK; encoded by the coding sequence ATGGCAAAAAAAGGTAACAGGGTGCAAGTAATACTGGAGTGCACAGAACACAAAACTTCTGGTCAGCCAGGTACTTCCCGCTACATCAGCACCAAGAATAAAAAGAACACTCCTGAGCGTCTGGAGTTGAAAAAGTACAATCCTATTTTAAGGAAAGTAACTGTACACAAAGAAATCAAATAA
- a CDS encoding DUF4295 family protein, with amino-acid sequence MAKAASKNSKVKDAKAAAESKVWTKVIKAVRSPKTGAYTFKEAIVHKDKVQEYMAK; translated from the coding sequence ATGGCAAAAGCAGCTTCCAAGAACTCGAAAGTAAAAGATGCTAAAGCAGCCGCTGAATCCAAGGTTTGGACTAAGGTAATCAAGGCGGTACGTTCTCCGAAAACTGGTGCATATACCTTTAAAGAGGCTATCGTGCACAAGGACAAGGTTCAGGAGTACATGGCTAAGTAA
- the ftsY gene encoding signal recognition particle-docking protein FtsY, giving the protein MSFFNKLFSREKKESLDQGLQKTKESFLNKLGRAIAGKSSVDTEVLDNLEEALVSADVGVDTTVQIIDRIEKRVSKDKYLGTGELNKILQEEIANLLVDAPDSGFRDFDTPTGKKPYVIMVVGVNGVGKTTTIGKLAYNFKKAGKNVMLGAADTFRAAAVDQLTIWSERVGVQIVKQAMGSDPGAVAFDTVQSGAAKDVDVIIIDTAGRLHNKAHLMDELSKIKRVMKKVLPEAPHEVLLVLDGSTGQNALEQAKHFTAATEVTALAITKLDGTAKGGVVLAIANQFKIPVKYIGIGEKMEDLQVFNKVEFVDSLFSI; this is encoded by the coding sequence ATGAGTTTTTTCAATAAGCTTTTTTCAAGAGAAAAGAAGGAAAGCCTGGATCAGGGATTACAAAAGACAAAAGAAAGTTTCTTAAACAAGCTTGGTCGTGCCATCGCCGGAAAATCTTCCGTTGATACCGAAGTCCTCGATAACCTCGAGGAAGCCCTCGTATCTGCAGATGTAGGCGTGGATACCACTGTACAGATCATAGATAGGATCGAAAAAAGAGTATCTAAAGATAAATACCTGGGTACCGGAGAACTGAACAAGATCCTGCAGGAGGAGATCGCCAACCTCCTTGTCGATGCACCTGACAGCGGTTTCCGTGACTTCGATACCCCTACCGGCAAAAAGCCTTATGTGATCATGGTCGTAGGCGTAAATGGTGTTGGCAAAACTACTACCATCGGTAAACTCGCTTACAACTTCAAGAAAGCCGGCAAAAACGTCATGCTCGGTGCGGCAGATACCTTTCGCGCTGCAGCAGTAGACCAGCTTACAATCTGGAGCGAGCGCGTAGGCGTGCAGATCGTAAAGCAGGCCATGGGCTCCGATCCGGGAGCAGTCGCCTTCGATACCGTACAGAGCGGTGCTGCCAAAGATGTGGATGTGATCATCATCGATACAGCCGGCCGTTTGCACAACAAAGCCCACCTGATGGATGAGCTAAGCAAGATTAAACGTGTAATGAAGAAAGTACTGCCCGAAGCCCCCCACGAAGTATTGCTGGTACTGGATGGCTCTACCGGTCAGAACGCACTGGAACAGGCTAAGCATTTTACCGCTGCCACCGAAGTGACTGCCCTGGCTATCACCAAACTGGATGGTACCGCAAAGGGTGGTGTAGTACTTGCCATCGCAAACCAGTTTAAAATTCCTGTTAAATATATTGGTATCGGTGAAAAGATGGAAGATCTGCAAGTCTTTAATAAAGTAGAATTTGTAGATTCTCTGTTTAGCATTTAA